Proteins from a genomic interval of Rosa chinensis cultivar Old Blush chromosome 2, RchiOBHm-V2, whole genome shotgun sequence:
- the LOC112183562 gene encoding UDP-glycosyltransferase 91C1 has translation METIKESHNQKKLLHIAMFPWLAYGHLMPFLQLSKFLAQKGHRISFVSTPKNLHRLPTSSSLSPLIKLIELPMPVVDGLPESAESTSDVPINKVPYLKKAYDKLELPLTRCLEDLEVNWIVIDFASHWLPRVATRLGINSVYFTIFNATTMAFVGPPSEILGGERQQPEDFTVVPKWIDFPNFDVAYKLHEMVTHWECMEEEVSDFQRIAAGIQGCDFVATRTCPEFDADSLSLLNKLYGKPVVPLGLLPPVLTDPDGADESEGDKWRSLREWLDNKKEKSVVYIALGTEVTLSREAMHELARGIEKSGLCFIWVLGNRQFSEGPDMIPVWFETRVGDRGLVWRGWAPQLRVLAHSSIGGFLTHCGWSSVIEALEFGRVLILFSGASSDQGLIARLMHNKQVGLEIPRDDRDGSFSSVAVAESIRRVMVDKEGEPLRANAWAMKEVFGNLDLNNKCLDEFNQFLVTWPASTS, from the coding sequence ATGGAGACAATCAAAGAGAGCCACAACCAGAAAAAGCTTCTTCACATCGCCATGTTCCCATGGCTAGCCTACGGCCATCTCATGCCGTTTCTTCAACTGTCCAAGTTCCTAGCTCAAAAGGGTCATCGCATATCCTTCGTCTCCACCCCTAAAAACCTCCACCGCCTCCCAACCTCCTCATCCTTATCCCCACTCATCAAACTCATCGAGCTTCCAATGCCCGTCGTCGACGGCCTTCCGGAGTCGGCGGAGTCCACCTCCGACGTGCCCATCAACAAAGTCCCGTACCTGAAAAAAGCCTACGACAAGCTCGAGCTCCCTCTCACGCGTTGCCTCGAAGACTTGGAGGTGAACTGGATCGTCATCGATTTCGCGTCCCACTGGCTTCCCCGAGTCGCGACTCGGCTGGGGATCAACTCGGTTTACTTCACCATTTTCAATGCTACCACCATGGCCTTCGTGGGCCCGCCGTCAGAGATACTCGGTGGCGAACGCCAGCAGCCTGAGGACTTCACTGTAGTCCCCAAATGGATCGACTTCCCTAATTTCGACGTGGCGTATAAGCTGCACGAGATGGTCACACACTGGGAGTGCATGGAGGAAGAGGTCTCAGATTTCCAGAGGATCGCTGCCGGAATTCAGGGTTGCGACTTTGTGGCCACCAGGACCTGTCCCGAGTTTGATGCTGACTCGCTGAGTTTGTTGAATAAATTGTACGGCAAACCTGTGGTTCCACTCGGGTTGTTGCCGCCGGTGTTAACGGACCCCGACGGTGCTGACGAATCAGAAGGTGACAAGTGGAGAAGTTTGAGAGAGTGGCTTGATAACAAGAAAGAGAAGTCGGTGGTTTACATTGCACTGGGGACCGAGGTCACTCTCAGTCGAGAAGCGATGCACGAGTTGGCACGCGGGATAGAGAAATCCGGGTTGTGTTTTATTTGGGTGTTGGGCAATCGTCAATTTTCCGAAGGACCGGATATGATTCCGGTCTGGTTTGAGACCCGAGTTGGGGACCGGGGTTTAGTGTGGAGGGGTTGGGCTCCACAACTTAGGGTTTTGGCCCACTCGTCGATCGGGGGTTTCTTGACTCATTGTGGTTGGAGTTCAGTGATTGAGGCACTTGAGTTTGGTCGGgtcttgattttattttctgGGGCGAGTTCGGACCAAGGGTTGATTGCGAGACTGATGCACAACAAGCAAGTTGGGTTGGAAATACCAAGAGATGATCGAGATGGATCATTTAGTAGTGTAGCAGTGGCCGAGTCGATTAGACGAGTCATGGTGGACAAAGAAGGGGAGCCACTCAGGGCGAATGCTTGGgccatgaaggaagtttttggcaACTTGGATTTGAACAACAAGTGTCTGGATGAGTTCAATCAGTTCCTTGTAACCTGGCCAGCTTCAACATCTTAA
- the LOC112186351 gene encoding U-box domain-containing protein 34 isoform X2 → MTSVAVAVNGGDGNGSRRAVKWAVENLMPTADRFVLVHVMPRITSIPTPSGDRIPVTELDEGVVATYVNDMKDKYEEVFTPLKKLCKSKKVETLVLEDEVPANGILSFISQSDINCLVLGSSNSNYITRKLKGPDVPTVVLKCAPESCDIHVVSKQRVITKSASLSSACESSTANGLSTRGEDGGFSRDINEGITGSRSSYLVSTVNEGYGAPSMSDLSYISSEAFTRMKFPANASVDQERNHQNLEENLEIISFQRGSSSISSNIEQIEVEKLRAELQNTLGMYKRACEELVHAQSKVQLLSSECLEEARRVNAALESEETLRKIAAEEAAKHFKARKEIEEAKVLLAKEAYERQVAELNALKESTGKKEFVDALFSCDNRYRRYSRKEIEIATNFFSETNVIGEGGYGKVYKCSLDQTPVAVKVLRPDAVEKKEEFLKEVEILSQLHHPNIVLLLGACPEIGCLVYEYLENGNLEDYISHRQNGKPSLPWTVRFRIIFEIACGLAFLHNSKTDPIVHRDLKPGNVLLDRNYSSKIGDVGLAKLITDIVPDNITEYRESIIAGTLFYMDPEYQRTGTIRPKSDLYAFGVIILQVLTARHPNRLIYIVENAIANGSFADFLDESVTDWPLDETEELAQLALRCSKLRCRDRPDLETEVLPVLKRLVDIADPTSKIERNHIDAPSHYYCPILQEIMDDPHISADGFTYEYRAIKAWLDKHNVSPVTRLRLQHSELIPNHTLRSAIQEWRSHVTYSSALVDRRVNRTSSCKLSKAESTY, encoded by the exons ATGACGTCAGTGGCGGTGGCGGTCAACGGCGGCGACGGAAACGGAAGCCGACGCGCCGTGAAGTGGGCGGTGGAGAATCTCATGCCCACAGCCGATCGCTTCGTATTGGTCCACGTCATGCCCAGAATCACTTCAATTCCAACCCCAT CAGGAGATCGCATCCCGGTGACGGAGCTAGATGAGGGTGTGGTGGCGACGTACGTGAATGACATGAAGGACAAGTACGAGGAGGTTTTCACTCCGTTAAAGAAGCTATGCAAGTCAAAGAAG GTTGAAACATTGGTGTTGGAGGATGAGGTTCCTGCAAATGGGATTCTAAGCTTTATATCTCAGTCTGATATCAATTGTTTAGTTTTGGGCTCTAGCAATTCTAATTACATAACCAG GAAACTGAAGGGACCTGACGTACCGACAGTTGTTCTGAAATGTGCTCCCGAGAGTTGTGATATTCATGTCGTTTCGAAACAAAGAGTTATCACAAAATCAGCTAGTCTCTCGTCTGCTTGTG AGTCTAGTACTGCTAACGGGCTGTCTACTCGAGGAGAAGACGGGGGGTTTTCCAGAGATATTAATGAAGGGATAACTGGAAGTCGTTCTTCCTACCTAGTATCCACAGTTAATGAAGGTTATGGAGCACCGTCCATGTCAGATCTTAGTTATATAAGTTCTGAAGCATTTACACGTATGAAGTTTCCTGCAAATGCTAGTGTGGATCAGGAAAGGAATCATCAGAACTTGGAAGAGAACCTTGAGATTATTTCTTTCCAGCGTGGAAGTTCCTCAATTTCTTCAAACATTGAGCAG ATTGAAGTGGAAAAGTTGCGTGCAGAATTGCAAAATACTCTTGGCATGTACAAACGAGCTTGTGAAGAGCTGGTACATGCCCAAAGCAAG GTCCAACTACTTTCTTCCGAATGCCTTGAAGAAGCAAGAAGAGTGAATGCTGCTCTTGAGAGTGAGGAAACTTTGAGAAAAATTGCTGCTGAAGAGGCAGCAAAGCATTTTAAGGCCAGGAAAGAGATTGAGGAGGCAAAAGTTCTGCTTGCTAAAGAGGCTTATGAGAGGCAAGTTGCTGAATTAAATGCCCTGAAAGAGTCGACAGGGAAAAAGGAATTTGTTGATGCACTCTTCTCATGTGACAATAGGTACAGGAGATACAGTAGGAAGGAAATAGAGATAGCAACAAACTTCTTCTCAGAGACTAATGTGATTGGTGAAGGAGGATATGGGAAAGTTTACAAGTGCAGTCTTGATCAAACCCCGGTAGCTGTTAAGGTTCTTCGACCTGATGCAGTTGAGAAGAAGGAGGAGTTTCTGAAAGAG GTTGAAATTCTTAGTCAGCTACATCATCCTAACATAGTTTTGCTTCTTGGAGCCTGTCCAGAGATCGGTTGCCTGGTCTATGAATACCTGGAAAATGGGAACTTGGAAGATTATATCTCCCACCGCCAGAATGGAAAACCATCTCTCCCTTGGACTGTTAGGTTCAGGATAATTTTTGAAATAGCGTGTGGGCTTGCATTCTTACACAACTCAAAGACAGACCCTATTGTGCATCGAGATCTAAAACCAGGTAATGTCTTACTGGacagaaactactcgagcaaaATTGGGGATGTTGGGCTGGCTAAACTCATTACAGACATCGTGCCTGACAACATAACGGAGTACAGAGAATCAATTATTGCTGGTACACTCTTTTACATGGATCCAGAGTATCAGAGAACCGGCACAATTAGACCCAAATCAGATTTGTATGCTTTTGGGGTCATTATCCTCCAAGTATTGACAGCGCGACATCCAAATAGGCTTATATACATTGTGGAAAATGCAATTGCAAATGGTTCTTTTGCCGACTTTTTAGATGAGTCAGTCACAGATTGGCCACTAGATGAAACAGAGGAGTTGGCTCAACTTGCATTAAGGTGTTCAAAGCTTAGATGCAGGGATAGACCGGATCTTGAAACTGAAGTTCTGCCAGTTCTCAAAAGACTCGTTGATATTGCAGATCCTACTTCTAAGATTGAGAGAAACCATATTGATGCACCAAGCCACTACTATTGTCCAATACTTCAG GAAATCATGGACGACCCACACATTTCTGCCGATGGCTTTACTTATGAGTACAGAGCAATCAAAGCATGGCTTGACAAACACAATGTATCCCCAGTGACGAGGCTTAGACTTCAGCATTCAGAGTTGATTCCTAACCATACATTGCGTTCAGCTATACAAGAATGGAGGTCACACGTGACATACTCTTCTGCCTTAGTGGATAGACGAGTGAATCGCACGAGTTCTTGCAAGCTCTCCAAAGCAGAAAGTACATATTAG
- the LOC112186351 gene encoding U-box domain-containing protein 34 isoform X1 — MTSVAVAVNGGDGNGSRRAVKWAVENLMPTADRFVLVHVMPRITSIPTPSGDRIPVTELDEGVVATYVNDMKDKYEEVFTPLKKLCKSKKVETLVLEDEVPANGILSFISQSDINCLVLGSSNSNYITRKLKGPDVPTVVLKCAPESCDIHVVSKQRVITKSASLSSACESSTANGLSTRGEDGGFSRDINEGITGSRSSYLVSTVNEGYGAPSMSDLSYISSEAFTRMKFPANASVDQERNHQNLEENLEIISFQRGSSSISSNIEQSYVQIEVEKLRAELQNTLGMYKRACEELVHAQSKVQLLSSECLEEARRVNAALESEETLRKIAAEEAAKHFKARKEIEEAKVLLAKEAYERQVAELNALKESTGKKEFVDALFSCDNRYRRYSRKEIEIATNFFSETNVIGEGGYGKVYKCSLDQTPVAVKVLRPDAVEKKEEFLKEVEILSQLHHPNIVLLLGACPEIGCLVYEYLENGNLEDYISHRQNGKPSLPWTVRFRIIFEIACGLAFLHNSKTDPIVHRDLKPGNVLLDRNYSSKIGDVGLAKLITDIVPDNITEYRESIIAGTLFYMDPEYQRTGTIRPKSDLYAFGVIILQVLTARHPNRLIYIVENAIANGSFADFLDESVTDWPLDETEELAQLALRCSKLRCRDRPDLETEVLPVLKRLVDIADPTSKIERNHIDAPSHYYCPILQEIMDDPHISADGFTYEYRAIKAWLDKHNVSPVTRLRLQHSELIPNHTLRSAIQEWRSHVTYSSALVDRRVNRTSSCKLSKAESTY, encoded by the exons ATGACGTCAGTGGCGGTGGCGGTCAACGGCGGCGACGGAAACGGAAGCCGACGCGCCGTGAAGTGGGCGGTGGAGAATCTCATGCCCACAGCCGATCGCTTCGTATTGGTCCACGTCATGCCCAGAATCACTTCAATTCCAACCCCAT CAGGAGATCGCATCCCGGTGACGGAGCTAGATGAGGGTGTGGTGGCGACGTACGTGAATGACATGAAGGACAAGTACGAGGAGGTTTTCACTCCGTTAAAGAAGCTATGCAAGTCAAAGAAG GTTGAAACATTGGTGTTGGAGGATGAGGTTCCTGCAAATGGGATTCTAAGCTTTATATCTCAGTCTGATATCAATTGTTTAGTTTTGGGCTCTAGCAATTCTAATTACATAACCAG GAAACTGAAGGGACCTGACGTACCGACAGTTGTTCTGAAATGTGCTCCCGAGAGTTGTGATATTCATGTCGTTTCGAAACAAAGAGTTATCACAAAATCAGCTAGTCTCTCGTCTGCTTGTG AGTCTAGTACTGCTAACGGGCTGTCTACTCGAGGAGAAGACGGGGGGTTTTCCAGAGATATTAATGAAGGGATAACTGGAAGTCGTTCTTCCTACCTAGTATCCACAGTTAATGAAGGTTATGGAGCACCGTCCATGTCAGATCTTAGTTATATAAGTTCTGAAGCATTTACACGTATGAAGTTTCCTGCAAATGCTAGTGTGGATCAGGAAAGGAATCATCAGAACTTGGAAGAGAACCTTGAGATTATTTCTTTCCAGCGTGGAAGTTCCTCAATTTCTTCAAACATTGAGCAG TCATATGTGCAGATTGAAGTGGAAAAGTTGCGTGCAGAATTGCAAAATACTCTTGGCATGTACAAACGAGCTTGTGAAGAGCTGGTACATGCCCAAAGCAAG GTCCAACTACTTTCTTCCGAATGCCTTGAAGAAGCAAGAAGAGTGAATGCTGCTCTTGAGAGTGAGGAAACTTTGAGAAAAATTGCTGCTGAAGAGGCAGCAAAGCATTTTAAGGCCAGGAAAGAGATTGAGGAGGCAAAAGTTCTGCTTGCTAAAGAGGCTTATGAGAGGCAAGTTGCTGAATTAAATGCCCTGAAAGAGTCGACAGGGAAAAAGGAATTTGTTGATGCACTCTTCTCATGTGACAATAGGTACAGGAGATACAGTAGGAAGGAAATAGAGATAGCAACAAACTTCTTCTCAGAGACTAATGTGATTGGTGAAGGAGGATATGGGAAAGTTTACAAGTGCAGTCTTGATCAAACCCCGGTAGCTGTTAAGGTTCTTCGACCTGATGCAGTTGAGAAGAAGGAGGAGTTTCTGAAAGAG GTTGAAATTCTTAGTCAGCTACATCATCCTAACATAGTTTTGCTTCTTGGAGCCTGTCCAGAGATCGGTTGCCTGGTCTATGAATACCTGGAAAATGGGAACTTGGAAGATTATATCTCCCACCGCCAGAATGGAAAACCATCTCTCCCTTGGACTGTTAGGTTCAGGATAATTTTTGAAATAGCGTGTGGGCTTGCATTCTTACACAACTCAAAGACAGACCCTATTGTGCATCGAGATCTAAAACCAGGTAATGTCTTACTGGacagaaactactcgagcaaaATTGGGGATGTTGGGCTGGCTAAACTCATTACAGACATCGTGCCTGACAACATAACGGAGTACAGAGAATCAATTATTGCTGGTACACTCTTTTACATGGATCCAGAGTATCAGAGAACCGGCACAATTAGACCCAAATCAGATTTGTATGCTTTTGGGGTCATTATCCTCCAAGTATTGACAGCGCGACATCCAAATAGGCTTATATACATTGTGGAAAATGCAATTGCAAATGGTTCTTTTGCCGACTTTTTAGATGAGTCAGTCACAGATTGGCCACTAGATGAAACAGAGGAGTTGGCTCAACTTGCATTAAGGTGTTCAAAGCTTAGATGCAGGGATAGACCGGATCTTGAAACTGAAGTTCTGCCAGTTCTCAAAAGACTCGTTGATATTGCAGATCCTACTTCTAAGATTGAGAGAAACCATATTGATGCACCAAGCCACTACTATTGTCCAATACTTCAG GAAATCATGGACGACCCACACATTTCTGCCGATGGCTTTACTTATGAGTACAGAGCAATCAAAGCATGGCTTGACAAACACAATGTATCCCCAGTGACGAGGCTTAGACTTCAGCATTCAGAGTTGATTCCTAACCATACATTGCGTTCAGCTATACAAGAATGGAGGTCACACGTGACATACTCTTCTGCCTTAGTGGATAGACGAGTGAATCGCACGAGTTCTTGCAAGCTCTCCAAAGCAGAAAGTACATATTAG
- the LOC112186351 gene encoding U-box domain-containing protein 34 isoform X3 produces the protein MKDKYEEVFTPLKKLCKSKKVETLVLEDEVPANGILSFISQSDINCLVLGSSNSNYITRKLKGPDVPTVVLKCAPESCDIHVVSKQRVITKSASLSSACESSTANGLSTRGEDGGFSRDINEGITGSRSSYLVSTVNEGYGAPSMSDLSYISSEAFTRMKFPANASVDQERNHQNLEENLEIISFQRGSSSISSNIEQSYVQIEVEKLRAELQNTLGMYKRACEELVHAQSKVQLLSSECLEEARRVNAALESEETLRKIAAEEAAKHFKARKEIEEAKVLLAKEAYERQVAELNALKESTGKKEFVDALFSCDNRYRRYSRKEIEIATNFFSETNVIGEGGYGKVYKCSLDQTPVAVKVLRPDAVEKKEEFLKEVEILSQLHHPNIVLLLGACPEIGCLVYEYLENGNLEDYISHRQNGKPSLPWTVRFRIIFEIACGLAFLHNSKTDPIVHRDLKPGNVLLDRNYSSKIGDVGLAKLITDIVPDNITEYRESIIAGTLFYMDPEYQRTGTIRPKSDLYAFGVIILQVLTARHPNRLIYIVENAIANGSFADFLDESVTDWPLDETEELAQLALRCSKLRCRDRPDLETEVLPVLKRLVDIADPTSKIERNHIDAPSHYYCPILQEIMDDPHISADGFTYEYRAIKAWLDKHNVSPVTRLRLQHSELIPNHTLRSAIQEWRSHVTYSSALVDRRVNRTSSCKLSKAESTY, from the exons ATGAAGGACAAGTACGAGGAGGTTTTCACTCCGTTAAAGAAGCTATGCAAGTCAAAGAAG GTTGAAACATTGGTGTTGGAGGATGAGGTTCCTGCAAATGGGATTCTAAGCTTTATATCTCAGTCTGATATCAATTGTTTAGTTTTGGGCTCTAGCAATTCTAATTACATAACCAG GAAACTGAAGGGACCTGACGTACCGACAGTTGTTCTGAAATGTGCTCCCGAGAGTTGTGATATTCATGTCGTTTCGAAACAAAGAGTTATCACAAAATCAGCTAGTCTCTCGTCTGCTTGTG AGTCTAGTACTGCTAACGGGCTGTCTACTCGAGGAGAAGACGGGGGGTTTTCCAGAGATATTAATGAAGGGATAACTGGAAGTCGTTCTTCCTACCTAGTATCCACAGTTAATGAAGGTTATGGAGCACCGTCCATGTCAGATCTTAGTTATATAAGTTCTGAAGCATTTACACGTATGAAGTTTCCTGCAAATGCTAGTGTGGATCAGGAAAGGAATCATCAGAACTTGGAAGAGAACCTTGAGATTATTTCTTTCCAGCGTGGAAGTTCCTCAATTTCTTCAAACATTGAGCAG TCATATGTGCAGATTGAAGTGGAAAAGTTGCGTGCAGAATTGCAAAATACTCTTGGCATGTACAAACGAGCTTGTGAAGAGCTGGTACATGCCCAAAGCAAG GTCCAACTACTTTCTTCCGAATGCCTTGAAGAAGCAAGAAGAGTGAATGCTGCTCTTGAGAGTGAGGAAACTTTGAGAAAAATTGCTGCTGAAGAGGCAGCAAAGCATTTTAAGGCCAGGAAAGAGATTGAGGAGGCAAAAGTTCTGCTTGCTAAAGAGGCTTATGAGAGGCAAGTTGCTGAATTAAATGCCCTGAAAGAGTCGACAGGGAAAAAGGAATTTGTTGATGCACTCTTCTCATGTGACAATAGGTACAGGAGATACAGTAGGAAGGAAATAGAGATAGCAACAAACTTCTTCTCAGAGACTAATGTGATTGGTGAAGGAGGATATGGGAAAGTTTACAAGTGCAGTCTTGATCAAACCCCGGTAGCTGTTAAGGTTCTTCGACCTGATGCAGTTGAGAAGAAGGAGGAGTTTCTGAAAGAG GTTGAAATTCTTAGTCAGCTACATCATCCTAACATAGTTTTGCTTCTTGGAGCCTGTCCAGAGATCGGTTGCCTGGTCTATGAATACCTGGAAAATGGGAACTTGGAAGATTATATCTCCCACCGCCAGAATGGAAAACCATCTCTCCCTTGGACTGTTAGGTTCAGGATAATTTTTGAAATAGCGTGTGGGCTTGCATTCTTACACAACTCAAAGACAGACCCTATTGTGCATCGAGATCTAAAACCAGGTAATGTCTTACTGGacagaaactactcgagcaaaATTGGGGATGTTGGGCTGGCTAAACTCATTACAGACATCGTGCCTGACAACATAACGGAGTACAGAGAATCAATTATTGCTGGTACACTCTTTTACATGGATCCAGAGTATCAGAGAACCGGCACAATTAGACCCAAATCAGATTTGTATGCTTTTGGGGTCATTATCCTCCAAGTATTGACAGCGCGACATCCAAATAGGCTTATATACATTGTGGAAAATGCAATTGCAAATGGTTCTTTTGCCGACTTTTTAGATGAGTCAGTCACAGATTGGCCACTAGATGAAACAGAGGAGTTGGCTCAACTTGCATTAAGGTGTTCAAAGCTTAGATGCAGGGATAGACCGGATCTTGAAACTGAAGTTCTGCCAGTTCTCAAAAGACTCGTTGATATTGCAGATCCTACTTCTAAGATTGAGAGAAACCATATTGATGCACCAAGCCACTACTATTGTCCAATACTTCAG GAAATCATGGACGACCCACACATTTCTGCCGATGGCTTTACTTATGAGTACAGAGCAATCAAAGCATGGCTTGACAAACACAATGTATCCCCAGTGACGAGGCTTAGACTTCAGCATTCAGAGTTGATTCCTAACCATACATTGCGTTCAGCTATACAAGAATGGAGGTCACACGTGACATACTCTTCTGCCTTAGTGGATAGACGAGTGAATCGCACGAGTTCTTGCAAGCTCTCCAAAGCAGAAAGTACATATTAG
- the LOC112186356 gene encoding uncharacterized protein LOC112186356, whose protein sequence is MASLLTPTPTVTLQHKKDHFRLNTNPSSRISLKNFGRHGVCFVTKAKVGGNVLEKQSVSAEDKKDYGLVSLHHVGILCQNLERSLDFYQNILGLEINEARPDDKLPYRGAWLWVGSEMIHLMELPNPDPLTGRPEHGGRDRHTCVEIRDVSKLKAILDEAGIPYTLSKSGRPAIFFRDPDENALEFAQF, encoded by the exons ATGGCTTCCCTTCTTACCCCAACCCCAACCGTTACACTCCAACACAAG AAAGATCATTTCAGGCTCAACACAAACCCATCCTCCAGAATTTCCCTGAAAAATTTTGGGCGCCATGGGGTTTGTTTTGTAACAAAAGCGAAGGTTGGAGGAAATGTACTTGAGAAACAATCAGTTAGTGCTGAGGACAAGAAGG ATTATGGACTAGTTAGTCTCCACCATGTTGGAATCTTGTGTCAAAACTTGGAGAGGTCGCTCGACTTTTATCAGAACATTCTTG GTCTTGAAATAAATGAGGCTAGGCCAGATGACAAACTCCCCTATAGGGGGGCTTGGTTATGGGTGGGTTCTGAGATGATTCACCTTATGGAGCTTCCCAATCCTGACCCTCTAACTGGAAGACCTGAGCATGGAGGCCGTGATAGGCACACTTGTGTTGAGATTCGGGATGTGTCTAAGCTGAAAGCAATCCTTGATGAAGCTG GTATTCCATACACGCTTAGTAAGTCTGGGAGGCCAGCAATCTTTTTTCGAGATCCAGATGAAAATGCTCTGGAATTTGCACAGTTCTGA
- the LOC112186354 gene encoding probable caffeoyl-CoA O-methyltransferase At4g26220: MGLNKKKVSKGLLQSDDLYQYILETSVYPREPEPLKELREATASHPGAGMGTAPDAGQLMTMLLKLVDAKKTIEVGVFTGYSLLLTALTIPEDGKIVAIDVDREPYDQIGFPIIKKAGVEHKIDLIESEALPVLDKLLEQHENEGSFDFAVVDADKVNYCKYHERLMKLLKVGGIAVYDNTLWGGTVVMPIESTPEQMKLGRQSIMELNKLLAADTGDQISHAALGDWITICRRLY, translated from the exons ATGGGGCTGAACAAGAAAAAGGTATCGAAGGGACTATTGCAGAGTGATGACTTGTATCAG TATATCTTGGAGACTAGCGTGTATCCGCGTGAACCGGAGCCTCTCAAGGAGCTGAGAGAGGCCACTGCCAGCCACCCCGG GGCTgggatgggtactgcaccagaTGCAGGTCAGTTAATGACCATGCTATTGAAGTTAGTAGATGCAAAGAAGACGATTGAAGTTGGTGTTTTTACTGGATACTCTCTTCTCCTCACTGCTCTTACAATTCCTGAGGATGGCAAG ATTGTAGCCATAGATGTAGATCGTGAGCCATATGATCAAATAGGATTTCCAATAATAAAGAAAGCTGGTGTTGAGCACAAAATTGACCTCATTGAATCTGAGGCCCTGCCCGTTCTTGATAAGCTATTGGAACAA CATGAAAATGAAGGAAGTTTCGACTTTGCTGTCGTTGATGCAGACAAGGTTAACTACTGCAAGTACCATGAGAGACTAATGAAGCTGCTGAAGGTGGGGGGTATAGCTGTGTATGATAACACTCTATGGGGAGGGACAGTTGTAATGCCTATTGAGTCGACTCCGGAACAGATGAAACTAGGCAGACAGTCTATTATGGAGCTCAATAAGTTGCTCGCTGCTGATACTGGGGACCAAATTTCCCATGCTGCTTTGGGTGATTGGATCACAATTTGTAGGCGACTGTACTGA
- the LOC112186358 gene encoding probable caffeoyl-CoA O-methyltransferase At4g26220, with the protein MEHNTRKVSKGLLQNDELYRYILETSVYPREPELLKELRDATVSHPRAEMATAPDAGQLMTMLLRLVDAKKMIEVGVCTGYSLLLTALAIPEDGKKTLLLIVAIDVNREPYDQIGFPIIKKAGVEHKIDLIESEALPVLDKLLEQHENEGSFDFAFVDADKVNYWNYHERLMKVGGIAVYDNTLWGGSVVMPIVSTPEHMKPGRQYTIELNKLLAADTRVQISHASLGDGITICRRLY; encoded by the exons ATGGAGCACAACACGAGAAAGGTATCAAAGGGACTATTGCAGAATGATGAATTGTATCGG TATATCTTGGAGACTAGTGTGTACCCGCGTGAACCAGAGCTTCTCAAGGAGCTTAGGGATGCCACTGTCAGCCACCCCAG GGCTGAGATGGCTACTGCACCAGATGCAGGCCAGTTGATGACCATGCTGTTGAGGCTAGTAGATGCAAAGAAGATGATTGAAGTTGGAGTTTGTACAGGATACTCTCTTCTCCTCACTGCTCTTGCAATTCCTGAGGATGGCAAG AAAACCTTATTGCTGATTGTAGCCATAGATGTAAACCGTGAGCCATATGATCAAATAGGATTTCCAATCATAAAGAAAGCTGGTGTTGAGCACAAAATTGATCTCATTGAATCTGAGGCGCTGCCAGTTCTTGATAAGCTATTGGAACAG CATGAAAATGAAGGAAGTTTTGACTTTGCTTTTGTCGATGCGGACAAGGTTAACTATTGGAATTACCATGAGAGACTAATGAAGGTGGGAGGTATAGCTGTGTATGATAACACTCTGTGGGGAGGGTCAGTTGTAATGCCTATTGTGTCGACTCCAGAACACATGAAACCAGGCAGACAGTATACCATAGAGCTCAACAAGTTACTTGCTGCTGATACTCGTGTCCAAATTTCGCATGCTTCTTTGGGTGATGGGATCACAATTTGTAGGCGACTATACTGA